Below is a genomic region from Pseudomonas frederiksbergensis.
CACCGCACCGGCCATTTCGCTTGGGTCCGCCACACGCTTGAGCGGGATCTGCTGCAACGCGGTCTTCAAAATCGCATCATTCTTCACCAGCGCCGAAGCAAACTTGGTGTCGGTAAGACCCGGCAACAATGCATTACAACGAATCCCGAACTGCGCACATTCCTTGGCGAACACCTTGGTCATGTTGATCACCGCCGCCTTGGTCACCGAGTAGATACCCTGGAAGATGCCCGGCGAAATGCCGTTGATCGACGCGACGTTGATGATGCTCCCGCCACCGTTCTCGCGCATCAGCTTGCCGGCTTCCACCGACATGAAGAAGTAGCCGCGAATGTTCACGTCGACGGTTTTCTGGAAGGCGCTGAGATCGGTGTCCAGCACGTTGCAGAACTGCGGGTTGGTCGCGGCGTTGTTGACCAGGATGTCCAGGCGACCGAATTGCTCGCGAATACCGGCGAAGACTTGGGTGATCTGTTCCATTTCACCGATGTGGCAGGCGACGGCGGTGGCTTTACCGCCATCGGCGATGATCGCATCGGCCACGTGCTGGCAGCCGTCGAGTTTGCGGCTCGACACAATCACATGGGCGCCTTGCTGGGCCAGCAGTTTGGCGATGGCTTCACCGATGCCACGGCTGGCGCCGGAGACAAAAGCGATTTTACCGTCGAGGTCGAACAACTGAGTCTTGGACATGGTTTTTCCTTGTGATGGGCGTAGCGCCAGGCGCGCAATCAGAGGCTGGATTTGTGGATGACCTGCAGGCTCATCTGCTCCAGCAGTTTGTTCATGTGAATGAACGGCGCGAAGCGTTTGTCCTGGGTCTGGCCATGGAAGAAACGGTAGTAGATCTGCTGCACGATTCCGGCCAGGCGGAACAGCCCGTAGGTGTAGTAGAAGTCGACGTTGTCGATCTTGATCCCCGAGCGTTCGGCGTAGTAATCGACAAATTCGCGACGGGTCAGCATGCCGGGGGCGTGGCTCGGTTGACGGCGCATCAGTTGCACCGGTGCCGGGTCGCTGGCTTCGATCCAGTAGGCGAGGGTGTTGCCCAGATCCATCAGCGGATCGCCGAGGGTGGTCAGCTCCCAATCCAGTACGCCGATGATCTGCATCGGGTTGTTCGGGTCGAGGATCACGTTGTCGAAGCGGTAGTCGTTGTGGACGATACTCGACGTTGGGTGGTCGGCTGGCATCTTGTCGTTGAGCCAGTCTTTGACCGCTTGCCAGCTCGGCGCATCGGGCGTCAGGGCTTTTT
It encodes:
- a CDS encoding SDR family oxidoreductase, whose translation is MSKTQLFDLDGKIAFVSGASRGIGEAIAKLLAQQGAHVIVSSRKLDGCQHVADAIIADGGKATAVACHIGEMEQITQVFAGIREQFGRLDILVNNAATNPQFCNVLDTDLSAFQKTVDVNIRGYFFMSVEAGKLMRENGGGSIINVASINGISPGIFQGIYSVTKAAVINMTKVFAKECAQFGIRCNALLPGLTDTKFASALVKNDAILKTALQQIPLKRVADPSEMAGAVLYLASDASSYTTGVSLNVDGGFLS